The DNA window TGAAGAGCCTCGATACCTCACGGTGCTCTCACTGTCGGATTCAATGGTGGCAGCACCACGTTTCAGGTCGCCCGGATATTCGCTCAAAGAATTGGCGTGACCGTCGTGACGAATTCACTCAGTATTGCCGCCGAATTGGCCGGGTCGACCACTGTGAGTTTGCGCGTGACAGGTGGGCTCAGCCGGCCGGCGTCGCACCAACTACTCGGTCCGGACCTGATCCGGTTCCTCAACCGGATCAGTCTGACCGTCGCCGTCGTCGGCATCGATGGAATATCCATCGAGTCCGGCCTGACCATAGGTCATCGGGATGAAGCGGTCGGCACTGCCGCGATGATGTCGCGTGCCGAACGGGTGATCGTCGTCGCCGACGGCACGAAGGTTGGCAGGGTCGCCGCCGCCAGAGTCTGCGGAATCGCCGAAATCGACGAACTCGTCACCGACGATTCCGCCGATCAGCGCGTAATATCCGATATTGAGCGTCGCGGTGTCCGAGTGTCGACTGAAGCAGCAAGGCAAGGACATGACCAGAATGCGAGAATGTGCAATGTAGATTGCACACCTTCACCTCACCCATAGACCATTGCACGATTTCTTCTCCACAATAGTAGATATCTCTTCCGGAATCGCCAGCCGAATTTCCGGAACATTCGACGCTGTCCAAACAAAGGGAGCGGAAACATGTGGAGATCGAGTCTCGTATCGTCCCGGCAGTCCGGCGCCCAGCCATCGCGGCGTTCGCTCCTGAGTGGAGCATTGATCGGTGGTGGTGGCCTCGCCGCCGGATCCATACTGGGTGCTTCGCCGGCCGCCGCGGCCCCGCCGAACTGGAAACGCTTCGGCGTCGACCATCCCGGAGGCGACCCCGACGAGACTTCCATACAGGCGGCCCTGAACAACGCCCGGGATGCCGGAGGGGGCCACGTGAACGTCGGACCCGGAACCTGGCGCATCCACAATGAGCACCTGCGCATCTATGCCAACACCCGGCTGACTCTCTCGCCCGGCACTGTCCTGCTCCGCACCGGCGCGCTGACCGCGATGCTGAGCAACGGTCCGCGGGACGGCTCGGACACGACCACCACAGGCTACGACGGCCCCGGCAATATCATCGTCGAAGGCGGCACCTGGGACTTCAATGCGCGAGAGGTGCCGCGCCCTGGCTGGGGCCTGGTCTTCGGGCATGCCGCCAACATCGTCCTCCAGCACATGGAGATCCTCGACGTATCCGAGTGGCACGCGGTGGAGTACAACGCCGTCTTCAACGGAGTGATCGACTCGTGCACCGCGATCGGATCGATCGAACGGCCCTCCGCGGCGTGGAATCAGGAGGCGTTGAGCATCGATCTCGCCTGGCCAGGACTACAGCCGTTCGGCGCGGCCGACTACACCCAGAGCAAAATGATCCGGATCACCAACAACTACTGCTCCGGATGGCCGACCTTCGCCGGCGACCACAGCGGCTACACCAACTCCAGCCACGAGCAGTTCATCATCGCCAACAATACGATGCGCGACCTGTCGTACTGGGGCGTCAGTCTTCGCAACGTCAACCGGGCCGTCATCACCGGAAACACGATGAACGACGTCGGCGGTGGCATCTGGGTCCGCCCGCACGACGACCCCAACTACGACAACCACCGGGCGAACACCGGCATCGTCGTGTCGGACAACGTCGTGGACACCACCACTCGCGACGAGGGCATTCGGGTACGTGGGATCGTTGATGACGTGCTCGGAGATGGCCGGATCTACGGTAGCTCGGTCACCGGGAACGTCGTGCGCAACGCCGAAAGGACCGGGATCGTGGTTCGGTGGGCGCCGGAGGCGCAAGTCAGCAACAACACCGTGCTGGGTGCGAAGGTCTACGGCATCGAGGTCCTGAACTCCCCCGCCTCCGTGGTCGGAAGCAACTACGTGCGCGACCTGGACCAGGACGGGATCGCCGTCACCGGCGGCGAGAGCCACCAGGTGACGGGCAACTCGGTCGCCAATGCGGCACGATCGGGAGGCGACGGGGCCGGAATTCGCTTCAACGGAGTCTCGGCGGCGAATGTCCAAGGCAACAAGGTGACATCGGTGTCGCCACGGCCTGCTCACGCGATCTCGTCCGATGCGGCCTCGGCGGACATCTTCTATCCGAACAACGACGTGCGCGGCGGCTACGACACAACCCCGTTCGATTTGCAGGGATCGGGCCACTCCGACACCGCGGGCAACGCGACCTGACACGCCTCCATCGCCGTTTGCGTCCTGCAGGGTGTGGGCTCTGGCGCTCACCTTGCAGGACGCAGGCACGGCACATGTCAGCCGCGCGGATCGGCCACCACACCGAGGAAGAGGATCGCATCCGTCTGCTGGTCGGAGATCGTGAACGCGAACGGCCGGTCGACACGGAACTCCAGCGGCTCCTCCACCGCCGATTCAGCCATGACACCACCTGTGACGGCGGCCGCCTCGGTTCCTTCCTCGTCCACCTTGATGTAGGTCTTGTGGACGACGACATCGAGGAACGGGTTGACCTCCGACATCGGCCGGAAGTCGGCACCGGCGCCGAAAGCAGACGGCATCCCCATGCCGGCCAGCGCGTCGTTGAGATTCAGATCCCATTCGAGTTCGAAACGCGGCATCGCCACCTCGTCGAAGGTGTCCGTCGACAACTCGACGACGGCAGCACGCCACTCGGCGGCTTCAAGCCCGTCCAGCATC is part of the Phytoactinopolyspora mesophila genome and encodes:
- a CDS encoding DeoR/GlpR family DNA-binding transcription regulator, giving the protein MGVTVVTNSLSIAAELAGSTTVSLRVTGGLSRPASHQLLGPDLIRFLNRISLTVAVVGIDGISIESGLTIGHRDEAVGTAAMMSRAERVIVVADGTKVGRVAAARVCGIAEIDELVTDDSADQRVISDIERRGVRVSTEAARQGHDQNARMCNVDCTPSPHP
- a CDS encoding right-handed parallel beta-helix repeat-containing protein, encoding MWRSSLVSSRQSGAQPSRRSLLSGALIGGGGLAAGSILGASPAAAAPPNWKRFGVDHPGGDPDETSIQAALNNARDAGGGHVNVGPGTWRIHNEHLRIYANTRLTLSPGTVLLRTGALTAMLSNGPRDGSDTTTTGYDGPGNIIVEGGTWDFNAREVPRPGWGLVFGHAANIVLQHMEILDVSEWHAVEYNAVFNGVIDSCTAIGSIERPSAAWNQEALSIDLAWPGLQPFGAADYTQSKMIRITNNYCSGWPTFAGDHSGYTNSSHEQFIIANNTMRDLSYWGVSLRNVNRAVITGNTMNDVGGGIWVRPHDDPNYDNHRANTGIVVSDNVVDTTTRDEGIRVRGIVDDVLGDGRIYGSSVTGNVVRNAERTGIVVRWAPEAQVSNNTVLGAKVYGIEVLNSPASVVGSNYVRDLDQDGIAVTGGESHQVTGNSVANAARSGGDGAGIRFNGVSAANVQGNKVTSVSPRPAHAISSDAASADIFYPNNDVRGGYDTTPFDLQGSGHSDTAGNAT